A DNA window from Phragmites australis chromosome 11, lpPhrAust1.1, whole genome shotgun sequence contains the following coding sequences:
- the LOC133884746 gene encoding uncharacterized protein LOC133884746, translating into MPPEKSPQSSVVYEQRVVIPNKHGEKLVGLLHQTSSKKLLILCHGFRATKDDSILVDLAAAVTREGINAFRFDFAGNGESEGEFQYGSYRKEADDLRSVVSYFSKQKYDIIALIGHSKGGNAVLLYASMYHDVPIIVNISARFALERGIDGRLGKNFMQKMKKDGYIDVSNKKGEFEYRVTKATLKDRLSTDTLLSSRAISKDCRVLTIHGSKDEIVPVEDARLFAANIPNHELRIIAGANHRYTGHEQELTSLVLGLIKSHHQTTLPLRPKL; encoded by the exons atgcctccggagaaatccccgCAGTCCTCAG TTGTTTATGAACAAAGAGTTGTAATTCCAAACAAGCATGGGGAGAAGCTTGTTGGTTTATTGCATCAAACAAGTTCAAAGAAACTTTTGATCCTCTGTCATGGATTccgagccacaaag GATGACAGCATCTTGGTTGACCTTGCTGCTGCTGTAACAAGGGAAGGAATTAATGCTTTTCGGTTTGATTTTGCTGGAAATGG GGAAAGTGAAGGTGAATTCCAATATGGAAGCTATCGAAAAGAGGCAGATGACTTGCGCTCTGTAGTATCATATTTCTCAAAACAGAAATATGACATTATTGCTCTTATTGGGCATAGTAAAG GTGGAAATGCTGTGCTTCTATATGCTTCCATGTACCATGATGTTCCCATCATTGTGAATATTTCTGCCCGCTTTGCATTAGAGCGAGGTATTGATGGGCGCCTTGGGAAGAATTTCATGCAGAAAATGAAGAAAGATGGGTATATAGATGTCAGTAATAAAAAGG GGGAGTTTGAGTACCGGGTGACGAAAGCAACTCTGAAAGACCGGCTGAGCACTGATACCCTTCTTTCGAGCCGTGCCATAAGCAAAGACTGCAG GGTCCTCACAATCCACGGCTCCAAAGATGAGATCGTCCCGGTGGAAGACGCCCGGCTGTTCGCGGCAAACATCCCCAACCATGAGCTGCGCATAATCGCAGGCGCCAACCACCGCTACACCGGCCACGAGCAGGAGCTGACTTCACTTGTGCTGGGCCTCATCAAGTCCCATCACCAAACCACGTTGCCATTGCGTCCAAAACTGTAG
- the LOC133884745 gene encoding probable ADP,ATP carrier protein At5g56450, whose amino-acid sequence MSEEAAARAGVEESIGRRRDGRGEAATATAAAAAGRVWEFERDLVAGAVMGGAVHTVVAPIERVKLLLQTQDGNAALLGRARRFRGFADCVARTVRDEGVLSLWRGNGTAVIRYYPSVALNFSLKDLYRSILKDAGTSADNKFTSIALTNFVAGAAAGCTTLVIIYPLDIAHTRLAADIGRTDTRQFRGIRHFIQTIYKKNGIRGIYRGLPASLQGMVVHRGLYFGGFDTAKDVLVPLDSPLWQRWVAAQAVTSMAGLISYPLDTVRRRMMMQSGMEVQMYSSILDCWRKIYKLEGVRSFYRGALSNIFRSTGAAAILVLYDEVKKFMDRGRV is encoded by the exons ATgagcgaggaggcggcggcgcgggcgggagTGGAGGAGTCCATCGGGAGGCGGCGGGATgggcgtggggaggcggcgacagcgacggcggcggcggcggcggggcgggtTTGGGAGTTCGAGCGGGATCTGGTGGCGGGGGCGGTGATGGGGGGCGCGGTGCACACGGTGGTGGCGCCCATCGAGCGCGTCAAGCTGCTGCTGCAGACGCAGGACGGCAACGCGGCGCTGCTGGGCCGGGCGCGCAGGTTCCGGGGCTTCGCCGACTGCGTCGCGCGGACGGTGCGGGACGAGGGGGTGCTCTCGCTCTGGCGCGGCAACGGCACGGCAGTCATCCGGTACTACCCCTCCGTCGCCCTCAACTTCTCGCTCAAG GATTTGTACAGAAGCATACTGAAAGACGCAGGAACCTCAGCAGACAATAAGTTCACATCTATTGCTCTTACAAACTTCGTTGCTGGTGCTGCTGCCGGATGTACCACCCTGGTCATCATTTATCCGCTTGACATTGCTCATACTCGTCTTGCAGCCGATATTGGCCGGACAGACACCCGCCAGTTCAGAGGCATTCGCCACTTCATCCAAACCATTTACAAGAAAAATGGCATCCGAGGCATATACAGGGGATTACCAGCGTCGCTCCAAGGGATGGTCGTTCACCGGGGCCTGTATTTTGGAGGTTTCGACACTGCCAAGGATGTGCTGGTGCCTCTAGACTCCCCGTTGTGGCAGCGCTGGGTTGCAGCGCAGGCCGTCACTTCCATGGCAGGGCTCATCTCGTACCCGTTGGATACCGTGCGGCGGAGGATGATGATGCAGTCGGGGATGGAGGTGCAAATGTATAGTAGCATCCTCGATTGCTGGAGGAAGATATACAAACTGGAGGGGGTCAGGTCGTTCTACCGCGGTGCGCTATCTAACATTTTTAGGAGCACTGGTGCGGCTGCCATACTCGTTTTGTATGATGAGGTCAAGAAGTTTATGGACAGGGGTAGGGTGTGA
- the LOC133884743 gene encoding nucleosome assembly protein 1;2-like: MSEGKDSLDLSGLGAALPNAADLSVEDKANLVASIKNTLEGLASRHMDVLENLEPKVRKRVEKLREIQNQHDELEAKFFEERAALEAKYQKMYEPLYSKRYEIVNGVIEVEGITKESADETTAEQKSADETPAEQKEEKGVPDFWLNAMKNHEVLAEEIQERDEEALKYLKDIKWYRISEPKGFKLEFHFDTNPFFKNSVLTKTYHMIDEDEPILEKAIGTEIEWYPGKCLTQKVLKKKPRKGSKNTKPITKTEDCESFFNFFSPPQVPDDDEEIDEDTAEQLQNQMEEDYDIGSTIRDKIIPHAVSWFTGEAGQDEDFEGIIDDDEDDDDDDDEDEDDEEDEDDSGKKSKGAAAGEGEQGERPAECKQQ, encoded by the exons ATGAGCGAAGGCAAGGACTCCCTCGACCTCTCCGGCCTCGGCGCCGCCCTCCCCAACGCCGCCG ACCTCAGCGTGGAGGATAAGGCCAACCTCGTGGCGTCGATCAAG AACACGCTGGAAGGATTGGCGTCGCGGCATATGGACGTGCTGGAGAACCTCGAGCCCAAGGTCAGGAAGCGCGTCGAGAAGCTTAGAGAGATACAG AACCAACACGATGAACTTGAGGCAAAGTTTTTCGAGGAGAGAGCTGCACTTGAAGCTAAATATCAGAAGATGTATGAACCACTTTACTCAAAG CGTTACGAAATTGTCAATGGCGTGATCGAGGTCGAAGGTATCACAAAAGAAAGTGCAGATGAAACCACTGCAGAGCAAAAAAGTGCAGATGAAACCCCTGCAGAGCAAAAAG AAGAAAAAGGTGTGCCAGATTTCTGGCTTAATGCAATGAAGAACCACGAAGTCCTGGCTGAGGAG ATCCAGGAGAGAGATGAGGAAGCTCTCAAGTACCTCAAGGACATCAAGTGGTACAGGATTAGTGAGCCCAAGGGTTTTAAGCTTGAATTTCACTTTGATACAAATCCATTCTTCAAGAATTCAGTGCTAACAAAAACATATCACatgattgatgaagatgaaCCAATTCTAGAGAAAGCCATTGG TACTGAAATTGAATGGTACCCTGGGAAGTGCTTGACACAAAAGGTACTAAAAAAGAAGCCAAGGAAGGGTTCAAAGAACACTAAACCTATCACAAAAACTGAAGACTGTGAGAGCTTCTTCAACTTCTTCAGTCCACCTCAAGTacctgatgatgatgaggaaatCGACGAGGATACA GCTGAACAATTGCAGAACCAAATGGAGGAAGATTATGATATTGG ATCTACCATCAGAGACAAGATTATCCCACATGCTGTTTCATGGTTCACTGGAGAGGCTGGTCAAGATGAGGACTTTGAAGGCATTATAGATGACgatgaggacgacgacgacgacgatgatgaagatgaagatgacgaggaaGATGAAGACGACAGTGGAAAG AAGAGTAAGGGTGCTGCTGCTGGGGAAGGGGAGCAGGGTGAACGACCTGCAGAGTGCAAGCAGCAGTGA
- the LOC133884760 gene encoding protein REVERSION-TO-ETHYLENE SENSITIVITY1-like: protein MEVEAAPDDEVFSLSDGMQELWPIGEVNPKRARFPCCIVWSPLPVVSWLAPYIGHVGIAREDGTVLDFAGSNFVNVDDLAYGAAARCLQLDREKCCFPANLAAHVCARSYDHLEAGTAISWDDALRSGTRHFEHKCYNLFTCNSHSFVADCLNRLAYDGSVGWNVLNLAALVWLRGRWLDRMAVVRSFLPFAAVSCVGVLMAGWSFLLGMAAFSLLLLGWFVLGVYCMKGLVC, encoded by the exons ATGGAGGTCGAAGCTGCTCCTGATGATGAAGTATTCAGTTTGAGTGATGGGATGCAGGAGTTATGGCCAATAGGTGAAGTAAACCCAAAGAGAGCAAGGTTCCCTTGCTGCATTGTCTGGAGTCCTCTCCCTGTAGTTTCCTGGCTGGCTCCCTACATAGGGCATGTGGGGATTGCCCGGGAGGATGGAACTGTCTTGGACTTTGCAGGTTCAAATTTCGTGAATGTGGATGATCTCGCTTATGGTGCAGCTGCCAGATGCCTCCAGCTTGATAGGGAAAAG TGCTGCTTCCCTGCCAACCTCGCCGCGCACGTCTGCGCGAGGTCCTACGACCACTTGGAGGCCGGGACGGCGATCTCGTGGGACGACGCGCTGCGGTCGGGGACGCGGCACTTTGAGCACAAGTGCTACAACCTCTTCACCTGTAACAGCCACTCGTTCGTGGCCGACTGCCTGAACCGGCTCGCCTACGACGGCTCGGTGGGGTGGAACGTGCTGAACCTGGCGGCGCTCGTCTGGCTGCGCGGCCGGTGGCTGGACCGGATGGCCGTCGTCCGGTCATTCCTCCCGTTCGCCGCTGTCTCCTGCGTCGGCGTCCTGATGGCCGGCTGGTCCTTCCTCCTCGGGATGGCCGCGTTCTCGCTGCTCCTGCTCGGGTGGTTCGTGCTCGGTGTGTACTGCATGAAGGGCCTGGTCTGCTGA